In a genomic window of Cuculus canorus isolate bCucCan1 chromosome Z, bCucCan1.pri, whole genome shotgun sequence:
- the CDC20B gene encoding cell division cycle protein 20 homolog B: MLPSPLSVAVRTRCPARPPRPVPEVRSPRRSVVGDAAGTGPARPRGERRGRGPAKGESGENAENRRDAERGAAPVGGGRVTSQVPKKLFITKTIVTPLNCHVAAGLEQRSSRRAEIEKKQKRPQLPVHQEVGYIIAERGDMKICENTNCIWKGCRGGTQNEFRAVTIMKPSIPLEPEVRLHITGLRNDYYLNILDWSLENLIAVAVGSAAHIWNGGTLQAIENIDLNSCSKYISSLAWIKEGSCLAVGTSDGEVQLWDTETKKRLRNMFGHLSVVGALSWNHYILSSGSRLGFIHHHDVRVAQHHVGTLCQNKQSICSLKWSLTNQLLASGSSDGILNIWPSDPGVKLQSQPLKTLPHSSAVKAVNWCPWQSKVIATGGGMKDGILRVWDINHDNIVQSAATDSQICSLLWLPKTNELMTGQGLPGNQMKIWKYPMLINSSELYGHKGRVLHIALSPDQSRLFSVAADGMACLWKCHESGESKHSNKGFSNGYLSSFL, encoded by the exons ATGCTGCCTTCTCCGCTGTCGGTCGCCGTGCGGACACGCTGCCCTGctcgcccgccccgccccgtcCCGGAGGTCAGGTCCCCTCGCCGGTCGGTCGTCGGAGATGCTGCGGGAACCGGGCCAGCCCGCCCGCGGGGCGAGAGGAGGGGACGAGGACCTGCGAAGG GAGAAAGCGGTGAGAACGCTGAGAACAGACGGGATGCGGAGCGGGGCGCGGCGCCGGTGGGAGGCGGCCGAG tGACATCTCAGGTGCCTAAAAAACTCTTCATCACGAAAACTATTGTCACTCCGCTTAATTGTCATGTTGCAGCAGGCTTGGAACAGAGGAGTAGCAGGAGagctgaaatagaaaagaagcaG AAACGTCCTCAACTCCCAGTGCACCAGGAGGTTGGATATATCATTGCAGAAAGGGGTGACATGAAGATCTGTGAAAACACCAATTGCATCTGGAAAG GATGCAGAGGGGGGACCCAAAATGAGTTTAGAGCCGTTACCATCATGAAGCCTTCTATACCATTGGAGCCAGAAGTGAGGCTTCACATTACTGGCTTGCGCAATGATTACT ATCTAAACATACTGGACTGGAGCCTTGAAAATCTCATTGCTGTTGCTGTGGGATCTGCTGCACACATCTGGAATGGAGGAACTCTTCAAGCCATTGAAAACATTGATTTGAATTCCtgttcaaaatacatttcatcTCTGGCTTGGATAAAAGAAGGATCTTGCCTTGCAGTTGGCACCAGTGATGGAGAAGTACAA CTGTGGGACACTGAAACCAAAAAGAGGTTGAGAAATATGTTTGGTCACTTGTCTGTAGTTGGAGCACTGAGCTGGAATCATTACATACTGAGCAG TGGTTCACGGCTAGGATTTATTCATCACCATGATGTTCGGGTTGCTCAGCACCATGTTGGGACTCTTTGCCAAAACAAGCAGAGCATTTGCAGCCTTAAATGGTCGCTAACCAACCAGTTGCTGGCAAGTGGGTCTAGTGATGGTATATTGAATATCTGGCCCAGTGACCCAGGTGTGAAATTGCAGTCACAGCCACTGAAAACCCTACCTCATTCCTCAGCAGTTAAG gctgtgaACTGGTGTCCTTGGCAGTCTAAAGTCATTGCTACAGGGGGTGGAATGAAAGATGGGATTTTGCGTGTCTGGGACATAAATCATGACAATATTGTCCAAAGTGCAGCTACAGATTCTCAG ATTTGTTCCTTGCTCTGGTTACCCAAAACCAACGAACTGATGACTGGACAAGGCCTTCCTGGAAATCAGATGAAAATATGGAAGTATCCCATGCTTATCAATTCATCAGAACTCTACG gtcACAAAGGGAGAGTCCTGCATATAGCCCTGAGCCCAGATCAGAGCAGGCTATTCTCTGTTGCAGCTGATGGGATGGCTTGTCTGTGGAAATGCCATGAATCTGGGGAGAGCAAGCACAGCAACAAGGGCTTTTCTAATGGTTATCTGAGCTCATTCTTGTGA
- the GPX8 gene encoding probable glutathione peroxidase 8 isoform X2, producing MESLTTTYPLKYSVPKVRVFVVFLSMVLCTAMLCLLQLRFFKPKIKDFYSFEVKDSRGRTISLEKYRGKILQRKNLDGISGSTLSALRVKL from the exons ATGGAGTCTCTCACAACTACTTACCCTCTGAAATACTCAGTGCCCAAAGTCAGGGTCTTTGTTGTCTTTCTGTCGATGGTTTTGTGTACTGCtatgctctgcctgctgcaacTCAGATTTTTTAAACCTAAAAtcaaagatttttattcttttgaagtCAAGGATTCACGAGGAAGGACCATATCCTTGGAGAAGTACAGAGGGAAA attcttcaaagaaagaaccTCGATGGAATTTCTGGAAGTACCTTGTCAGCCCTGAGGGTAAAGTTGTGA
- the GPX8 gene encoding probable glutathione peroxidase 8 isoform X1 encodes MESLTTTYPLKYSVPKVRVFVVFLSMVLCTAMLCLLQLRFFKPKIKDFYSFEVKDSRGRTISLEKYRGKATLVVNVASYCQHTDKNYIGLQELHREFGPSHFTVLAFPCNQFGESEPSSSQEIESFAKGNYGVTFPVFHKIKILGSEAEPAFKFLIDSSKKEPRWNFWKYLVSPEGKVVKFWRPEEPIESIKPEVASLIRQIIMKKREDL; translated from the exons ATGGAGTCTCTCACAACTACTTACCCTCTGAAATACTCAGTGCCCAAAGTCAGGGTCTTTGTTGTCTTTCTGTCGATGGTTTTGTGTACTGCtatgctctgcctgctgcaacTCAGATTTTTTAAACCTAAAAtcaaagatttttattcttttgaagtCAAGGATTCACGAGGAAGGACCATATCCTTGGAGAAGTACAGAGGGAAA gCGACTTTAGTTGTAAACGTGGCCAGCTACTGCcaacacacagacaaaaattaCATTGGACTGCAAGAACTACACAGAGAGTTTGGTCCCTCCCACTTCACCGTGCTGGCTTTTCCTTGCAACCAGTTCGGAGAATCAGAGCCCAGTTCAAGCCAGGAAATAGAATCTTTTGCCAAAGGAAACTACGGAGTAACATTCCCTGTTTTCCACAAAATCAAGATCCTAGGATCAGAAGCAGAGCCTGCCTTTAAATTTCTAATAG attcttcaaagaaagaaccTCGATGGAATTTCTGGAAGTACCTTGTCAGCCCTGAGGGTAAAGTTGTGAAATTCTGGAGACCTGAAGAGCCAATAGAAAGTATCAAGCCAGAAGTAGCATCGTTAATCAGGCAGATtatcatgaaaaaaagagaagacctCTGA